Proteins encoded within one genomic window of Bombina bombina isolate aBomBom1 chromosome 1, aBomBom1.pri, whole genome shotgun sequence:
- the LOC128660953 gene encoding spindlin-Z-like yields the protein MKTPFGKAAGQRARGDAAHAGVSASMMKKRTSHKKHRNNVGPSKPISQPQRNIVGCRIQNGWKEGSGPITQWKGTELNQVPVSPSLYLIKYDGFDCVYGLELHKDERVSALEVLPDRVASSRISDAHLADTMIGKAVEHMFETEDGSKDECRGMVLARAPIMNTWFYITYEKDPVLYMYQLLDDYEEGDLCIMPDSNDSPPAEREPGEVVDSLVG from the coding sequence ATGAAGACCCCATTCGGAAAGGCAGCAGGTCAGAGAGCCAGAGGTGATGCAGCACATGCAGGTGTGTCTGCCAGTATGATGAAAAAAAGGACTTCTCACAAGAAGCATCGAAATAATGTTGGTCCAAGCAAACCAATTTCCCAGCCCCAGAGGAATATTGTAGGTTGCAGAATACAGAATGGTTGGAAAGAAGGTAGTGGCCCAATAACACAATGGAAAGGAACTGAATTGAATCAAGTGCCAGTCAGCCCATCCCTTTATCTTATTAAATATGATGGATTTGATTGTGTCTATGGACTAGAACTCCACAAGGACGAGCGAGTGTCTGCTCTTGAAGTTCTTCCAGATAGAGTTGCTTCATCTCGAATTAGTGATGCTCACTTGGCAGACACAATGATTGGTAAAGCTGTTGAACACATGTTTGAAACAGAAGATGGTTCTAAGGATGAGTGTAGAGGAATGGTCTTAGCAAGAGCTCCCATAATGAACACATGGTTTTATATAACCTACGAGAAGGACCCAGTTTTATATATGTATCAGCTATTAGATGACTATGAAGAAGGAGATCTCTGCATCATGCCAGACTCTAATGATTCCCCTCCAGCAGAAAGAGAACCAGGAGAAGTTGTGGACAGCCTTGTAGGATAG